tagattgaagtatttttttttttttggaggtgggGCCCATGGATCGTGATCTCGGTATCAGCTGGATAGGATCGGATCTACGCCTTCTCTTTCACACTCtaacacacacactctctctcttctacccAGTGATCAAGAACTCGACTTAAACCTGTCAAAACCGTTGAGTTGTCTCGGTTTTGACAGGTTCCGAGACGAGTTGGACTGAAACTCGAAAGCAGGTCAAAACGGTCTAAACCATGACCAAACAACAtgctttttccttggttttagcTGAACTGAACATGATGCCAATAATTCACAGACCAAGCATCTTTACTTTTAGGTGCAGAACCATACTACACAGCCTTATCTTCTACTCCTaccttcttttttccattcaaACCAATGACAGCCTTATCTTCTATTCCTATATTCTTCtcctattctttatttttgcatttttttctccttatttatttatttattttagttaaaaTTCCCTTATGGGTCAAAGTCGTCCATCCTTCCAAagattttttgttcaaaatggagaaaaggatttgatgaagaaatatttgggagAAATGAAGTTGTTCTTGGTATTCCTTTCGTTTTATTCTATTCTATTCCACAGTAATTGTTCAAATTATATGTTGTGTTGTTttgttgattttgtttttttttttttttgggttcataGATCTTGAAAAGAGGATCATTTCAAGGAGAAGAACAGTTTTTATGGAGGCATCTCCTTATATAACAAAAAGCTTCTCAGGTGGGCTGGGGAGATCAATAAAGAGTTTGACATTAAATTCCAACCCTGTGCTTTTCTTTTTACAGTCTGTAATGGACTATCAGATCAATTGGTCCCataacatgtcatgggataGGTAAGTTGTGCATTCGAAAGAACGGCTTCGCAATCTTCAATGGTACGCTGCTTGTAGATTAGACCCACCAATAAACTTCGCAGGGAATTGAAGAGGGGCATCTTAATGTTTTAATTGGATTCAATATATTATTCATggttcaagtactttataattaggggaaaggtttcatacacgatcgtgtaaaccgtgtatgtgagagggtgggagtttcaagacattaattaatgggtggagatttatgacttttccaactttttgtgagagatcttctcacatacacggtttacacaaccgtgtatgaaaacttttcccttataattatgtgaactaattataaatttataataccatTTTAGTGTCTGTATTGTATCAGCGCGTacgttagtaaacttgggtcaataaccacaagtactattttcagtgatttttttggtgaatgtaattcatggattgtgtttaaaatgtgaaaaataggcaACTTGCAAAAGATAGACttaaaaaaccttgttttgggGTCGAAACTTTAGTTTCTTCCACCAATGGAAAAAAATCCTAGGTTTCGATCAAAATATGGTCGAAATCGAGATGAACTCGATTTCTGGCAGATCGAAACCTTgttgaaacccgagttttagaaacTTGCTTCTACCCTCGTAAGGGTTTTTCGAAGGTTTAGAGACTTCGAAAATTCAAAACCCTTACCTCGTTAGTTCATGAGTCCGAGAGCTTCTTTGTGTAAGGCGATCAAGGACTGTTTGTACAGGCTTTCCGCATGGATCTGCAAATTAGCAATATGCAGAGCTTCGGCTTCATCTGTAACAAGAGAAGGTTCTGCTAAGGAGTAGCAGGAGGCTGGGCGGAGATGCCAGAGCTGATAGGGCTGGAAGAAGCGTTCGCGTTCACGCCAGCCGAGGGTGCTGTAAATGGTGAATTCAAGTCCACCAGAGAATCTCCAATTGGCGACCGCATGGGCGATCATCATTTTTGGTCCTTTTTAACGGGAAAGTTCACAGGATTTCTGTTATTAGGGTTTACACGTGCGAGGCTGATTCTGCGATTTGTTGTCGACTATTCACTCGCCTGAGATGCAGCTCTGATCGCTTCTTGGCGGATTGGATGTATTAGCCCTATAAAGCACTGGTAAGAGTCCAACAAAATCAAAGTCTTTCGCAACTTtgtatttcattttcctttgttGTAATTGAAATGCAATACCGGTCCGGGGTTCTCTCGAACTCGAATATTCTACAGTTTAGATGTCTAATATTTGATGAGCGAAGTGTTGCTGTCGCAACTCCTAGCTGGAACCGAAATTCTGTGGGTTAATTTGCTTCTGTGTGATCTCCTGAGAAAAAAAATGGTGTTGGAACCCTGCTTCCGGTGAAATGATATGAAGTTTTGAATATGAGCGATGGAGGTGGGGAGAGTGGAAAAGAGAACAAAGACGACGCCAAGAGGAAATCGAGGGGAGGCGACGATTTTGGCCGGGCTATTGCCAAGATTGCTGTCGCGCAGATATGTGAGAGCGCGGGTTTTCAGGGCTTCCAGCAGTCCGCGGTTGAAGTCCTCTCCGAAATCGCAATCCGTTACCTCCGTGACTTAGGCAAGACTGCTAAGTTTTACGCTAATTTAGCAGGTAGAACACAGTGTAACGTCTTCGATATCGTTCAGGGGCTTGAAGATTTAGGAACTTCGCAGGGTTTTTCCGGTGCATCAAATGTCCACCGTTGCACTGCAGGTTCAGGCGTAGTTCAAGTTATTACGCAGTACTTGAGCTTGGAAGAAGAGCTTCCTTTTTCCCGCCCTGTTCCATATTTCCCGGTCATCAGAGACAGGAAGCTCACTCCAAGTTTTCTGCAGATCGGAGAGATGCCGCCTGGCAAAAACATTCCCCCTTGGTTGCCTGCATTTCCCGATTCCCACACGTATGTTCACACTCCTGTATGGAATGAGAGGGCAGCAGATCCTCGTACAGATAAAATTGAACAGGTGAGGCAGCGAAGGAAGGCTGAACGGTCTTTGCTGAGTTTGCAGCAGCGTTTGGCATGCAATGGTTCGGCAGCGCCTGCCACAGTGGACCCTGCAGATGCTGGGAAGCTGAAACGAGCAGCAGGAAGTAACCCATTTCTTGCTCCACCTCTGCAGTTTAGCGAGAAAGATGTGTCTTCCGTTGTTCCTCCCCCCCAGCTTTCTAATGAAGAGGTTCTGGAAAAAAGAGTTTCGGTGTTGGATACGTTTGCTCCTGCTATTGAAGCTGCAAAGAGTGGTTTTTATGATTCTGGAGATGGTGAGAGAAAGGACCTCCCTAACAGGAGACCCACTGTGCATTTCAAGCTCGGGAATGGGAAGTCTTTAGGTGCACCTCGTTATTTGAACCTTCACAGTCAGAGTGTGGTGAAAACAGTTCCATGGTTTGGGAGGGACGATGAGAAAGATGACAAGAAGAGGAGAGCAGAGCAAATTCTGAAGGAATCCATGGAAAACCCACGAGAACTTGCTCTGTTGTAAATTAGTTCATTGACTGGTTGCTGACTGGTTGCTTGATCGGGATTTGTATACTTGTTCAAGAGTTCTGCAGCAACAGCAAGGGGTGGGTTGTGGGGTAGTCAAAGTCAAAGGCCATCTTGTTGTTGTGCTATGGATAATATTAGTGGGACGGACAGTTGGGAGTCCCCCTTGGTTCTACCTTAACAAATTTTTGAGGTATGTCAATGTTTGTTCCCTTCATACAGTGGCCCTTGTCTTCAATTCTTTTCAATGAaaaccttttttcttcttccatgatCCTATATTGAATGGATGCATGGACTTCTCCTTTTGTGGTAgttgtttatttgtttatccAATTTAACATAGCAATGTCCACATGCATGAGGAAGAGAACTGAACCTGTACATGTCTCTAGTTTTCTGCGATAGCTAATTTTAGATTTTGAGTCTTCCTTAATCCTGTGGGTGCTCTAAGGGTAAGACCCTCATTGACAGTAGGAATGGGATATtagttttgcattttttttcctgCATTGTATTTCACCAATGCACAAATTGTGCTTTTTGGATGCTCAGTGTTTACATGCTTCTATTTTATCCAATTGCACTGAAGGttataaaacaaaaagaggTATGGGATTAATGGTTTATTAAATTGCTGTTGGTCTTTCTGGCTGGCTCCTTCAGTGTATGTTGACCAAGACAAGAAGAGGAATAGCTGTACAAAAATGCAGATATCCAGTACGTCAAATTACATCAGCATAAAATTGTTGTattttcgattttttttctataGAACTATGTAGTTGGAGGATATATGTGATGTAGTTCTAGAGGACAAGAAGAAGGGAAGCAACAAATCAAGCCACCAAACTGGTCCAAGAATGGACTAATAGGTGTAATTTTGAGTGTCCTGTGGGTTGTATGGGCCATTTgctttatatttttgggtttacttaTTTAATGGGCAatttctataagcccaaatattatgGATTTAAGTCCTATACAGGTTTAAAtagttattttttgtttcttagtCATTACGAATATTAGGTTTCtatattttgagtttatatTTCCTTGCaaattttatttagtttctattttgtaattctATCCGTTAGCCAAggagagtttctatttttgtaacaaggcaatttataaataaaggaggaggCAGTTCctagcctcccacgattttaaCAACAAACTTTGAGTGCTATGTGCATGTGTGTGAGTGTGAGAGACaacataccttggtgagattccAAGGTGGAGATTGGTGAGAGGCCATCTCCTA
The sequence above is a segment of the Telopea speciosissima isolate NSW1024214 ecotype Mountain lineage chromosome 7, Tspe_v1, whole genome shotgun sequence genome. Coding sequences within it:
- the LOC122669570 gene encoding transcription initiation factor TFIID subunit 8-like — protein: MSDGGGESGKENKDDAKRKSRGGDDFGRAIAKIAVAQICESAGFQGFQQSAVEVLSEIAIRYLRDLGKTAKFYANLAGRTQCNVFDIVQGLEDLGTSQGFSGASNVHRCTAGSGVVQVITQYLSLEEELPFSRPVPYFPVIRDRKLTPSFLQIGEMPPGKNIPPWLPAFPDSHTYVHTPVWNERAADPRTDKIEQVRQRRKAERSLLSLQQRLACNGSAAPATVDPADAGKLKRAAGSNPFLAPPLQFSEKDVSSVVPPPQLSNEEVLEKRVSVLDTFAPAIEAAKSGFYDSGDGERKDLPNRRPTVHFKLGNGKSLGAPRYLNLHSQSVVKTVPWFGRDDEKDDKKRRAEQILKESMENPRELALL